The DNA sequence GCTGCAACATTGATCTCAAACACGTAGGCAACAACATTGAAGTGACAGCCAAATTAAAAGTGAGCAATCCACTACCAGAAGCCATCAATCATTTTGTTTTCAGCCTGAATCCTGGACTAAAAGTTAGTAAAATCACGTTCAACGGGCATGAGATTTCGCCCAAACGAGAGCTTCAACTGATCGAATTTTCAGATACGAAAATAGAATCCGGAGAATCTGCCGCGCTCGAATTCACTTACAGCGGAAGTCCGGATGAAGCTCAATGTTTTCTTGATGTTGACGACAAAACAATGGAAACGTCCAACAGGGTAAACATGTATAAGATCGACAAACGATCGGCCATCGTTTCTCCTGATTTTGTTTTGCTTACACGCGAGAGCAACTGGTATCCCATTGCCGGAACAGGTTTCGGTAAGCAAAGCAAACAATGGATTCAAAAGCAGTTCAGTAATTTTGACATTACTGTAACCACCAAACCTGGATTGACAGCAATTTCACAAGGAAAACCTGAGGGCAAAGACGGAACTTTCCATTTTACGAACAGCCACAATCTGTCGCAGATATCACTTGTTATCGGTGAGTACACGCAACTATTTAAGGTTATTGATGGACTTGATTTCAACTTATACATCCATAAAGGCCACGATTACTTTTCCAAATTTTTGGAGCCCATAAAAGACACCATTCCGGATTTGATTAAAACGGCTTTAAAAGACTACGAGCGAAAGATCGACATGTATTACCCGTTTGATCGATTTACAGTAATTGAAGTTCCGACTCAATTTTATTCCTATCCACGCACATTGATTGGCGAACGGGAGCAAATTCAGCCCGAAACCATTCTCTTTCCTGAAAAAGGATTACTGGTCGAAGAAGCCGATTTTGCCGGAAATATCAAACGCATGGAACGTTGGGGTCGTGGCGATGATACCTCCACTCCTGAAGAGAAAAAAATAAATGCAGTGAACAACCTTTTGTCAGTCTTTACGCAGGCCGCTGCCAGGGCTGATGTCAGCCAAAGTCAGGGGCAGTTTCAGGTTACAGAAAAAGCCAATCCCTTGTACTTCTATCCATTATTTTACAATTACGCTTATTTTATCCAATCCGATCAGTGGCCAATTACCGATCGTATTTTCGAGGCCTACCTAAAAAAATCAACGGCTGAATCGGGTGCAATGGGATGGATGCAGAGCATGCAGGGTATGACCGAGAACGAACAGGCGAATTTAGCACTGCTCGATTTTTCGTTTGCCGAATTGCTAAACGATCCCGAAAAAATACAAATTATCGACAATGTGATCCAGTTGAAAGGGCAGACACTTTTTTCGATCATCAAACGCAAAACAGGCGATGATGCTTTCGACGATTTTATGTTTAAGTTCCTGAAAAGCATTCGGTTCAATTCAACTACCATCGAAGACTTCAACAATCGGATTGAGCAACAATTTAATACCGACCTGCTTCCTTATATGGAAAAATGGTTCAGCAGTAAAGAACTTCCCGGGTATTTGATTGGCAGTGTAAAAGCCGTTAATGTATTGGATGGTGACCGGCTAAAAGCGATGGTCAAATTCAAAATCACCAATTCCGAAAAAACAGAAGGAATTGTTCTGGTTCAATTCAGGCTTGGCGAAGGCGGTGGTCCTGGCCGTGGACGTTTTGGCGGAGGCGGTGCAAACAGTGAAACCGTTGATAAACTTTTGCATCTCGAAGGTGGACAAACCAAAGAAGTAAGTTACCTCCTCGATGGAACACCCCGGAATATAACCATTAACACGCTCACGTCAAGAAATATTCCGGCTGAACTTCGGCTTCCGCTGGATAACATTGAACAAGATATTAAGGCAGTTCCGTTTGAAGGCGAAAAAATTGTGGATACGCCTGTACGTATTGCAGAAGATGGCGAATTTATTTGCGACAACGAAGATTCAACATTCCACGTCACCGTTTCGGAAGATAGAAGCCTGTTGCAAAAATTGCTCCTGAACGAGGAACAAACCAAAGATAAATACATCGGGTACAACACCTGGCGAGCGCCAAGAACCTGGCGGGCAACCACCAACAGTGGCTTTTTCGGCAAGTTTATCCGGTCGGCTCACTACGTAAAATCAGGCGACGGCAATAAAAAAGCATCATGGAATATTCCGATCAAGGGTGATGGAACTTACGAAGTGTACACCTATCTCACAAAAATGCGGCGTGGGCGGCGCGATAATCAGGATAATCCCGGTGAATACACGTACACCATCAACCACAACGGGGAAAAAGAAAATGTGGTGATTGACCTTAAAACCATTGATGACGGATGGAACAGTCTCGGTTCGTTCTATTTTTCGGGCGATACGGTTAAAATCGAATTGGGTAATAAATCGGCAGCG is a window from the Aquipluma nitroreducens genome containing:
- a CDS encoding golvesin C-terminal-like domain-containing protein; its protein translation is MISVHNISSIAKYEITTLLRSWFFRIFALLAIVILFFFNMAVLVMENGGNWTLKAISSIVPYMNLLMLNTVQAIIAIFLASDFLKRDKKLDTTDVIYIRSMSNGEYVAGKTIGNLVVFIILNLIVLSEALIFNLISADVAVNWLAYVEYFLIISLPTLIFILGLSFFVMSVLKNQAITFILLLGYVAITIFYLNTKYYFLFDYMAYSLPLLNSDFMGFGNLHTILVHRGMYACFGMAFIFLTVSLLKRLPQSPFSNKVTLFPALLFFVAGVWLGKMHVSTFVKTQELRENMRTVNDANMTEPRVKVESCNIDLKHVGNNIEVTAKLKVSNPLPEAINHFVFSLNPGLKVSKITFNGHEISPKRELQLIEFSDTKIESGESAALEFTYSGSPDEAQCFLDVDDKTMETSNRVNMYKIDKRSAIVSPDFVLLTRESNWYPIAGTGFGKQSKQWIQKQFSNFDITVTTKPGLTAISQGKPEGKDGTFHFTNSHNLSQISLVIGEYTQLFKVIDGLDFNLYIHKGHDYFSKFLEPIKDTIPDLIKTALKDYERKIDMYYPFDRFTVIEVPTQFYSYPRTLIGEREQIQPETILFPEKGLLVEEADFAGNIKRMERWGRGDDTSTPEEKKINAVNNLLSVFTQAAARADVSQSQGQFQVTEKANPLYFYPLFYNYAYFIQSDQWPITDRIFEAYLKKSTAESGAMGWMQSMQGMTENEQANLALLDFSFAELLNDPEKIQIIDNVIQLKGQTLFSIIKRKTGDDAFDDFMFKFLKSIRFNSTTIEDFNNRIEQQFNTDLLPYMEKWFSSKELPGYLIGSVKAVNVLDGDRLKAMVKFKITNSEKTEGIVLVQFRLGEGGGPGRGRFGGGGANSETVDKLLHLEGGQTKEVSYLLDGTPRNITINTLTSRNIPAELRLPLDNIEQDIKAVPFEGEKIVDTPVRIAEDGEFICDNEDSTFHVTVSEDRSLLQKLLLNEEQTKDKYIGYNTWRAPRTWRATTNSGFFGKFIRSAHYVKSGDGNKKASWNIPIKGDGTYEVYTYLTKMRRGRRDNQDNPGEYTYTINHNGEKENVVIDLKTIDDGWNSLGSFYFSGDTVKIELGNKSAAQTVVADAIKLVKQ